In Clostridium omnivorum, the DNA window TTTATATATTTAAATTTTCACCAATATGTCACGGTGATGATTGCTTTAAGCATATTAGTTATCCGCTCTAACACTAACTGTTAAGGTCCTGCGTTTATAAACGCTGGATATTAATCCTATCGCTATCATGTTCATGATAAATTGACTGCCACCGTAGCTTATGAAAGGTAGAGACATTCCTACTAGTGGTGCAAAACCAAGCACCATTAGGATATTCCAAGAAAATTCTACAGCAAATATTGCAGCTATTCCTTTTATAAGGAGCTTTCCATAGGTGTCTTTTACAGAAGTAGCTAAGGATATAATTCTAACTATAAAGGCTGAAGCTAAAGCTACTATGGAAAGTCCGGCAAACCAACCAAAGGTATATATTATATAAGCAAATATAAGATCAGTATGTGGCTCTGGTAAGGCCTGCCTAGTAAGAGTAAGTCCTTTTCCAAAGAATCCTGCACCGATTAGAAGTTTTTTTACTTGAATAATCAAATAACCCGCTCCTTGAGGATCCTTTTGTGGATTTACAAATGTAAGCATCCGTGAAATCCTATAGGGCTCTGATAGTACAAAGAAAAATGATAAACCAAATAGGGCGCAAACAATTAGTAAAATATACTTATAATTAGCCTTAGAACCAAATAAAAGAACGATAAAGGATATAACATAGATTGCACAGGCTGATACTGAAGGTGCTGATGCGATTAAAAGTAGGGGCAGTGCAAGTAATCCTATTCCTTTTAGTTTATTTTCAAGTTTACTAAAGTCCCAATCGGAGAATATTCCGCAGGAGGATATTATAAGAATAAATACCGACAAGTCAAGGAAATTCCAAACTGTAAAAAATAAACTAAGGTGAATTCTACCGTTGGATTGAGGCCCAGTAAAAGCTGCAAGCATTGCAAAAAATAAAGTAACAATATAAATATACTTTGAGTATTTACGAAGCTTTCTATAATCAAAAAAGTAAATTCCTGTAACTATTGCAATTCCTATTACAAAATAGCCTAGATTTTTGTAGAAAACCTCTTCTGAAGCAAGTCCTGAAATTTTTATAAAGTACATGGATAATAGTCCAAAGCCCGAAAGCAATAAAGTTATTATAAGTAGTGTCCAGTCTGGATTTCCCTTATGAGCCTTATTTAACTGGCTTCCTACTACAGTAGCATCACCCATTTGAGCAATAGCCTTTTCAGTGGCTTCACTTTCCTTTGTGCCTTCTGATATCAGTTCATCACTAAGCTCTAAAATATGATTTTCAAGCTCCAATTTTATTTCTTCATGTGCATCTTTGTTTTTTACTAAAGAGCACACATTTTTTATGTATTCCCCAATGATTTCATTGCTATTTAGCCCCATGCTATACCCTCCCACAAAACTTTATCTACTGCAGTCTTAAAAGTGCCCCATTCTTCTTTTTTTTCTTTTGTGTGAAGTATTCCTTTATCCGTTATTTTGTAGTATTTTCGCTTTCTACCCCCTTCGCTTTCATCCCAGTAGGATTCTACCATGCCTTCAGCTTCTAAAGTATGCAGAATTGGGTACAGTGTACCTTCCTTAAAGGCAAAAATGCCGCTGGATTTGGTTTCGATTTCTTTAATCATCTCATAGCCATACATGGGTTTTTTTTCAAGAAGACTCAGAATCAAAATAACCGTACTGCCTTTAATGAGTTCTTTACTTATTCTCATAACTCTCCTCCTTAAATAGCTTAAATATTCCAAAACCGATTATTGAACCTAATGTATTTAAAATAATGTCATCTATATCAACAGATCTGTAATTTCCGCAAAACATAGACAAATATTGAAGAAGCTCTATTGATATAGAAACTAATAAACATAATAAAACTGTTGCTTTAATACTTTTAAACTTTTTAAAAGTTATGGGTACAATTGCTGCTAAAGGTGCTAAAAGAAACAAATTACCAAATATATTGATTATCCAAAACTTGATCATAAAACTCTTCATATTTGATGGTATTGTTGAAATGTCTTTTACTGTATTAAATACAGGAACTAAATTTGCTGTGGGTTTAATGCTGCCATATCTATGAAATGGCAATAAGGTAACCGCAATTAATCCCATTATATAAATAGAAAAAATAATTAAGAGTACTTCCTTAGAATTTAAAAATTTAGCATTAATTTTTTTAGCTTTTTTGTACCTGATTATTTCCATAATTATTAATATAGGAACCCCTAGTATAAAAACAAATTGCCTATCAAACCCCATACTTCATCCTCCAGACTAATTTGATACATATTATTACTATGCATAGTATATCTAGGCATAATTATAAACAAATATTTCCAAGGAGTCAACAAGGAAGTTTATGAATTATTATATTTTTTAATATATTAAAAATAAGGTGCTTTTATTTAAAAAATATTGACATAATAATCTATATGGCATATTATAATAATTAATAAAATGCATTGATGGGAAGAGTAGTAAAGGGATGTGCTTAAAAGAGAGCTAGAGTAGGTGAAAGCTAGCAGCATGGAAGCTTACGAACATGGCCCCTGAGCAGATTATCTGAATTTAAGTAAGGTAATACGGCAGCAACCGTTATATTGCAAGGTGATAAAAGCTAAGCTTTAGCAAGGTGGAGTCACTTATGGAGGTACTTGTGGCGACATAAGTACAAATTAGAGTGGTAACGCGTATATACGCCTCTATGTGGATTTTTCTACATAGAGGTTTTTTATTTTGCAAAACTAAGCTTTTATGGAAAAGACTTATGCATATTGCCTAGAAAAATGGAAAACATTTTAATAATAAAGAGGAGGAGAAAATATGTGTAACAAGAAACCTTATTATATTACGACCCCTATTTACTACCCATCTGCTAACCTGCATATAGGAAATACTTATACAACAGTAGCAGCAGATGCACTAGCTAGATTTAAAAGACTAACTGGATATGATGTATTCTTTCTAACAGGAAGTGACGAGCACGGCGAAAAAATACAGAGAATAGCTGAAGGAAAAGGCGTAACTCCAAAGGCTTATGTAGATGAAATAGTAGCAGGAATTAAAGAGCTATGGAAGCTAATGGACATAAGCTATGATAAGTTTATAAGAACAACAGATGATTATCATGAAAAGGCAGTACAAAAGATATTTACTCAGCTTTATGAGCAAGGCGATATATATAAGAGCTCCTATGAAGGACACTACTGCATACCTTGTGAATCCTTCTGGACAGAAACTCAATTAGTTAATGGAAACTGCCCAGACTGCGGGAGACCAGTTGAAAGAAAGACAGAAGAAGCTTACTTTTTTAAGATGTCAAAATATGCTGATAGACTTATAGAGTATATAGAAACTCATCCAGAGTTTATTCAGCCTGAATCCAGAAAGAATGAAATGCTTAATAACTTCCTAAGACCAGGTCTTCAGGATCTTTGCGTTTCAAGAACTTCTTTCAATTGGGGAGTTCCAGTAGAATTTGACCCAGGACATGTAGTATATGTTTGGATAGACGCACTTTCAAACTATATAACAGCTCTTGGCTACAACACAGAAAATAATGAGCTTTACAACAAATTTTGGCCAGCAGATGTTCACCTAATAGGTAAGGACATACTAAGATTCCACACTATTTACTGGCCTATTATGCTTATGGCTTTAAATATTCCACTGCCAAAGCAAGTATTTGGTCATGGCTGGCTTTTGGTAGACGGCGGAAAGATGTCCAAATCAAAGGGTAACGTAGTAGACCCAGTAGTTCTTGTTAATAATTTTGGTGTAGATGCTGTAAGATATTATCTGCTTAGAGAAATACCTTTTGGTTCAGATGGACTATTTAATAATGAGATATTTATGAAGAAAATAAATTCAGACCTTGCTAATGACCTTGGAAACTTACTATCTAGAACTGTAGCAATGGTTGAAAAGTACTTTGATGGAGTAATTCCTGCACCAACTGCTAAGGAACCTATAGATGATGAGCTAATTAAACTTGCGTTAGAAACTCCAGTAAAGGTTGAACAGCATATAGATAAGCTTAGAATTCCAGAGGCTCTAGGTGAAATTTGGGCACTAATCGGAAGAGCAAATAAATATATAGATGAAACTACACCATGGATACTTGCTAAGGATCCAGAAAAGAAGGAGAGACTAGGTACTGTACTATACAACCTTGCTGAATCTCTAAGATTTGTATCTGTGCTTGTATCAGCATTCCTGCCAACTACTGCACAGAAAATAAATGAGCAGTTATCAGTAAACTTAACAGCATGGGATACAGTTTCAGCCTTTGATGGTACAGAAGCAGGAACAAGAGTAAAAAGAGGGGAAGTTATATTCCCAAGAATTGATGTAGAAGCTAAACTAAAAGAGTTTGAAGCTGCTGCAGAAGTTAAAGAAGAAGTTAAACCATCAATGCAGCCGCTAAAAGAAGAAATAACTATAGATGACTTTGATAAAGTAGACTTAAGAGTAGTTAAAGTACTATCCTGTGAACCAGTTAAGGGAGCTAAAAAGCTGCTTAAATTAAAGGTGGATTTAGCAGGAGAGGAAAGACAAGTAATTTCAGGTATTGCACAGTACTACAAGCCAGAGGAGCTAGTAGGAAAATATGTAATACTTGTTGCCAACTTAAAGCCTGTTACACTAAGAGGAGAGCTTTCACAAGGAATGATACTAGCAGCTGCCACAGATGATGACAGCAAGCTGTTTACAGTAAGCATACCAGGAGAACTTCCAACAGGAAGCACAGTTAGCTAATTTTGTAAAAACTTAATTTAATAATAATATCGGCACAAATAAAATAGGACTTAGCAGTTTGCAGAGTCCTATTTTTATTTGTGCTAAATTCTTAAAGTATATAAAGATAAAGGGTGATTTATTGAAGATCATTAAAGGGCTTATTAGGAGATTATTGTAATAAATATGTAGTATATTAACAAATTATTATCAAAAAATTAATAAAATACTATAAATTTGGAAAAAGGTGTGGTAAAATGTTAACTGAAGTTCTAAAATATGACATAATATACAATTATGCCATAAAATAATCATAGATAAAGGCAAATTTATCGAAAGATAAAGACGCAAAGCTACGGGCCTAAGGAAAGTTTCTATGGCAGCCGGGTTGCCTAAATACATATTTTAGTTATTTTTCATTTGCAATAATTTTATTATCAAAAATAACTTGTCTTATATCTATGGTTCTATTTGGGGGTGAATTAATGAAAAGAAGAATTCCAATTAGGGCTATTAGTATCTTTTTAATTTTTACTTTTCTATTCAATTCTGCAGATAAGACAATATCATATGCAGCGGATACTATAGCAAATGCACCTGAAAAGGGGACATACTACGGTAAGGACATCAATGGAAAAGTAGAAAAGGCAAAGGAAGTTTCTCAAGAAGAAAAGAAATCTGAAAAGGCTATAAGAAAGCCGCAGGTTTTAAAGCAAGAAAAGCAGGAAAAGTACAGCAAGGATAAGGAAAAAACTGAAAAGAGAACAGAAAACAGTAAGACATATAAGTTAGACAGCAAGCATGATGTAACAGAAATATACCTTGATAAGATTAACTACAAAGATAAAAGTGGTAATTTACAAGAGATTGATAACACTCTTGTAGGAAATGGAAAAAATAATACTGAGTTCTATGAAAACAAGGCAAATGATTTTATAGCTACTTTGCCTGCAGTGATGGATAAGGATAAAGGCTTAGCCATAACTAAGGAGGGGTCTTCTGTAAACCTTTACCCATTTGAGGGGGACTTTAGTAGGAGTGCAGTTAGTGAGAATGCTATACTTTATAATGATGTGTTTGAGGGTATAGATTATCAGTATACAGTACAAAATTCCAATGTAAAGGAAGACATTATACTTAATCATTATGTTGATAAAAATATTTTTAAGTATTATATATCAGCGAAAGGCTTAACATTAAAAGAAGAGTACAATACAATAAGAGCCTATAAGGCTGGGAAAAAAGAACCTGTATTTATAATAAGTGCACCTGTTATGACAGATGCAGCGGGAAAAATGAATTTTAATCTCAAAATTCACCTTGAAAAGAAGCTGCTTGGCAGAGATGTTATATCAGTAACAGCAGATAAGGAATGGCTTCAGGATAAGGAAAGGGCATATCCTGTAAAGGTTGATCCTACTGTAAGTATTTATAATAAGCAATGGACATATATTCAGGAGACAAACAAAGGATATAACTATTTGAATGACGGATACCTTTATGCAGGTCTGGAAAATTCTAATGCATCTCATGTTTATGCACTAGGTCATACTATGACATTTATCAAGTTTAGCTTTGATATAAAGAGTGATGAAAAAATTTCATCAGCAGAGCTTATTTTAAGTAGATACACTACTGGAAGTACAGAACCAAGAGTGTTTGAACTTGACAGTTTAGATGAAGAACTTAATTTTGGTGAGGTAACTTATGAGTCCTGGGGGAAAAGTCCTGCTAAGACTTCATATGCAACTGAAACTACAATATCTGGGAGTTCAACTCCTAAAGAGCCTACCCAAGTTACATGGGATATAAAAGAGCTTGCTCAGAAATGGGCCTTAGGTAAACCCAATTATGGAATAGCAATTAAAACTGCAAATCCAAATGATATTGCAGAAGCTTTTTCTGGTGGACAGGAAAATGGATATTGTAAAATTGCACCTGAAGTTAAGATAATAACAGAAGTGGACAACCCTGTTGATCCAGGAACTTCATTGGATTCTCCTACAGTAAAGCTAAGACCTATGAGTAGGCATTCAAATGATGGACTTTTAAGCTTAGATGGAGTTTTTGCTGATGGAGTAGCAAAACCAGATTCAAAGATAACCTATTCACTGGAATCTGATACAGGAGTAACTTACAGTAATACTGTAGATGCTGGACTTTCTTATAAGTATCCAAATAGTGATTTGCTTACGGATATACCATCAGGTAGTAGTATTTATAAGGGTAAGGAAAGTAATTGGCAGGCAACAGATACCTTTAAAAATTATTCTTATAATACTTTATATAGAATTAAAGCTGTGGCAGAGCTGGATGGAAATACTGGAACACCTGGTTATAGTGATTATTTTCAAATTTATCAGGTACAAGCTAAAGATACTATACCTTATGTGGCTAATTTCTATGGTGTAGATTCTGCTACAATTAAAAAAGACAATAGTGTACAAGATGGTCTGCTTATAGAAGGAAATACGCTTTTTATAAGGAATCCTAAGAAGAATGCAGGTAAACCCTATACACCAGCACCTCTTTCAGATGCAAAGAAACGAGAAATCGATAGCGGCTTAATGGCAAGAAACAAACATTGTGTTTATGGCTTTGAACCTATAAATCTTCTTACTGGTAACTTCTACTACGAGGCTAAGGATGCATCATCCAGCGATTATAATGGTGATTTTTCTATAATGAGAACCTATAATGCAAAGGGAGAGGCCCACGATGGCTACTTTGGAGTAAAGTGGGATTTCAATTATAATAAGTCACTGTCAAGGCTTAAGGATGGAACAATTATCTTTAATAAAGGTGATGGAAATGCTATTTATTATAGACCTAATGGTGATGGAAGTTATAGCGCTCCTGTAGGAGAAAATCTTCAGCTTAGCATAGTAAATGATGATAGTATGAAGAATATTGGCTTTAAGATAACAGATGGTGTAAATACTTATTTATTTAACAAAATGGGACTTTTAGATTCAGTAACAGACGGAAAGGGTAATATAACTAAGCTTTCATATGATGAAGCTTATAAATTAACTAGCATAACAACTCCTTCAGGAAAGGTTTTTGGAATTAGTCTAACTGATGAGGGAAGAATAGGGGCTATAACTCTGCCAGACTCAAATACTCTTCACTATAGTTATGATGATAAGGGAAACTTAGTTTCTTTTGTAGATGCAAAGGGGGCTGAGACTAAGTACTACTATGATGAAAAATCAAGAATGGCTTATTTTACGGATCCTAAGGGAAACAAAGTAACTTCCAATGTTTATGACAGTGAAGATAGAGTAGTTAAGCAGACTGATGCTCAAGACAAGACTATAACCATCAATTACTATGATGGTTATAATGAAGCAGTAGATGCTAATGGAAATAATACAAAATACTATTATGATTCTAAATTTAGAATTACAAAGATTGTTAAAGCTGATGGCAGTGCAGAGAGCAGAACCTATGATGATAATAATAATCTTAAAACTGTAACTGATGCTCTAGGGCATATAACTACCTTTGAATATGATAGTAGAGGAAACAAAACTAAAGAAATACGTTTTGACAAAAAGGCTAGAGAATTTGGTTATGATGATAAAGATAATTTAACCTATGTAACTGACTTTAATGGAAATACAGTGTCTATGATCTATGATAGCAGGAAAAATCTATTAAAGCTTCAAAGACCGGATAAGAGTACCTTTGAGTATACCTATAATGATAAAAACCAGATTATGACCTCAAAGGATCCTCAAGGAAAAACGGCAAGCTATGAGTATAATGGAGCTGATATATCTAAAGTTACGGATGCAAAAGGAAATGTATATAAATATTTTTATAATCCTATGGGCAAGGTAATAAGCATCGAAGATCCGCTAGGTAAGATAACAAGAATGACATACAATCAAAGTGGACAAGAGCTAACTACAACCATGCCAAATGGAGCTGTTATACAATATGGCTATGATGTTAATGGAAATAATACCACAATTACCGATGGAAATAAGAATGTTACAACTCTAGATTACAACAATCTAGACAAGCTTATAAGGATTACAGATGCACTAGGGAATACTACCCAATATTCCTATGATGCCAATGGAAATAAAACAGAAGAGCTTAATGCAAAAGACAGCAAAAAGCAATATGTATATGACAACCTAAACAGACTTATAAAGGTAATTGATGAGGAGCAGGGAGAAACAACCTACGAAAGAGATGCCCTTGGAAATATAATTGCTGTAACAGATCCAAAGGGAAATAAATCAACCTATAGCTATAATTATGCTGTTAATAAAATTGAAAAGGCTGAAGGAATTTTAGGACAAACACTTCTTCATGAATATGATGAAGAGGGTAATCTATTAAAGCTTACAATGCCAGATGGCACTGTTAAAAAATATAAGTATGACAGTCTTTATAACCCAATAGAGTTTACAGATACAAATGGAGTTGTAACAACTACTTCCTATAATTCAATGGGGAATATAACCAAGATTAAAGATAGTGTAGGCAAAGAATATGACTATGAATATGATGAAAATAGTAATTTAATTAAAACAGTTGATCCATTAGGTTATGAAACATATTACACCTACGATGGTAGAAATGCTTTAACTTCAGTTAAAGATGCTGCAGGTAATGTAACTGAATACAAGTATACAGATGCAGGGAATTTAAAGGAAACTATAGATGCTTTAGGAAACAAGAAATCCTTTGAGTATGACCCCAATGGCAACTTAATATCAGAAACTTCACCTAATGGCTACAAAAAGTTATATAACTATGATGCTCTAAACAGAATAAAAAGTATACAGGACCCATTTAAGAATTTAACTCAGTATACCTATGATAAAGTTGGAAGTGTAGAGAAGGTAACAGATGCACTAGGCAATGAAACAAGTTATGAGTATACCTCTAAAGCTCTTCCTTCAAAGGTCAAGGATGCAACAGGTAATATTCTTCAAATGAACTATGACAAAAATGGAAATATGATTCAACTTGTATACCCAAATGGAGATTCTATATCCATGGAATATGATGGAGAAAATAGACTCCTTTCCTCTACCGATGCTGCGGGTGTTAAGAAAAGCTATGAATACAATATCATGGGCAAGCTTACTAAGCAGGAGGATAATGCAGGCAATAAAATTACCAATACCTATGATAGCGCAGGCAGGCTAATTGAACAGAAGGACATACTTGGCAGGACAATTAAATACAGCTATGATTTAACAGGAAACATCGTAAGTAAGGTAGGTCTTGATGGAAATATTACTACCTATGAATATGATAAGAAAGATAGAGTGGTGAAGATTACCGACCCTGAAGGCAAGATAACTACATTAACCTATGACGGTTTGGATAGATTAAAAGAGAAGCTTGATCCAGGCAGCAGAAAGTACTCTTATGAGTATGATGCCATAGGAAACTTAA includes these proteins:
- the metG gene encoding methionine--tRNA ligase, encoding MCNKKPYYITTPIYYPSANLHIGNTYTTVAADALARFKRLTGYDVFFLTGSDEHGEKIQRIAEGKGVTPKAYVDEIVAGIKELWKLMDISYDKFIRTTDDYHEKAVQKIFTQLYEQGDIYKSSYEGHYCIPCESFWTETQLVNGNCPDCGRPVERKTEEAYFFKMSKYADRLIEYIETHPEFIQPESRKNEMLNNFLRPGLQDLCVSRTSFNWGVPVEFDPGHVVYVWIDALSNYITALGYNTENNELYNKFWPADVHLIGKDILRFHTIYWPIMLMALNIPLPKQVFGHGWLLVDGGKMSKSKGNVVDPVVLVNNFGVDAVRYYLLREIPFGSDGLFNNEIFMKKINSDLANDLGNLLSRTVAMVEKYFDGVIPAPTAKEPIDDELIKLALETPVKVEQHIDKLRIPEALGEIWALIGRANKYIDETTPWILAKDPEKKERLGTVLYNLAESLRFVSVLVSAFLPTTAQKINEQLSVNLTAWDTVSAFDGTEAGTRVKRGEVIFPRIDVEAKLKEFEAAAEVKEEVKPSMQPLKEEITIDDFDKVDLRVVKVLSCEPVKGAKKLLKLKVDLAGEERQVISGIAQYYKPEELVGKYVILVANLKPVTLRGELSQGMILAAATDDDSKLFTVSIPGELPTGSTVS
- a CDS encoding PadR family transcriptional regulator — its product is MRISKELIKGSTVILILSLLEKKPMYGYEMIKEIETKSSGIFAFKEGTLYPILHTLEAEGMVESYWDESEGGRKRKYYKITDKGILHTKEKKEEWGTFKTAVDKVLWEGIAWG
- a CDS encoding FtsW/RodA/SpoVE family cell cycle protein: MGLNSNEIIGEYIKNVCSLVKNKDAHEEIKLELENHILELSDELISEGTKESEATEKAIAQMGDATVVGSQLNKAHKGNPDWTLLIITLLLSGFGLLSMYFIKISGLASEEVFYKNLGYFVIGIAIVTGIYFFDYRKLRKYSKYIYIVTLFFAMLAAFTGPQSNGRIHLSLFFTVWNFLDLSVFILIISSCGIFSDWDFSKLENKLKGIGLLALPLLLIASAPSVSACAIYVISFIVLLFGSKANYKYILLIVCALFGLSFFFVLSEPYRISRMLTFVNPQKDPQGAGYLIIQVKKLLIGAGFFGKGLTLTRQALPEPHTDLIFAYIIYTFGWFAGLSIVALASAFIVRIISLATSVKDTYGKLLIKGIAAIFAVEFSWNILMVLGFAPLVGMSLPFISYGGSQFIMNMIAIGLISSVYKRRTLTVSVRADN
- a CDS encoding VanZ family protein gives rise to the protein MGFDRQFVFILGVPILIIMEIIRYKKAKKINAKFLNSKEVLLIIFSIYIMGLIAVTLLPFHRYGSIKPTANLVPVFNTVKDISTIPSNMKSFMIKFWIINIFGNLFLLAPLAAIVPITFKKFKSIKATVLLCLLVSISIELLQYLSMFCGNYRSVDIDDIILNTLGSIIGFGIFKLFKEESYENK